CATATTAGGAAAAGACAGAAAATTAGAAACATAAAAccaagagagaaaaaggaaagtttttttttttaataacaccaGAGGATCTTCATGTTTTACCTTGAAGAGTTTCTCTTCATCTGTCCGGCGGATCTCTTGATGGAATCAATCCTCTGAAGCCGGATTTGCTCTCTGAATTTCGCTATGAACTCATCTGCCTTCCTGTCCACGTCAGGTCCTCCATCGCCGGCGCTGcttggagttggagttggagttggaaCACTTGctccgccgccgccgccgccgcttGAACAACTTGTTCCGGAATCGGTTCGAACAAAATCTCCTCCCACAACGTCGTCGTCTTCGGTTTCCGTGTCTTCATCGGACACCATTGTCACCGTGTCGacaaaatcttctttttcttcctcggAGAATCTCACGAAGGTTGGCTTTGATTTTCCCGTTGCTGAACCGTTCTCTCTGCTCGCCAGGCTTTCACCTGTGAAGCTTCGCCTCAGCTCCTTCTCAATCGAAACCCCGTTGCTAGAATTCCGCTTCATTGAAGATGACGTACGGATCATTGGTGGCGGCGGCGGAGGTGCAGGAGGAGGAGAGGACTTGTAAAAGCTCTTCTTCCTCACGAAATCCTCTGCATTCTTGGCTTGTGATTCTGCTGACAGGGATGGCgaaggagaaagagaaggagaaggagaaggagatgaCTTCCTCGGGGAAGATTGAGACAGCTTTGGAGAAGAAGTGTTGGAATTAGATCGCGATGAGTGAGACATCTGCAACCTTGAAGACCGAGATTCGAGCCGATTAAATTCAGATTCCACCATTGAAGGAGGCAGAGTATACAGGGGAGGAATGTCTCTGTCAGCTTCTTCTTTCATTTCCATTCTTCCAGACCTCGATCGCCATGGAATTGGCGAAGGAAGCACAACGTTGTTAATCAATTTCTCCTCCAATCCCACATGATCCAAACCTCCTAATTCCACGTTCCTGCTTTTATTCGAATTGCTTGAAAACCTTCTGTAACCCTGTTTTGAATTAGACCGACTATTAGAGACAGAGGAGCCATTGGATTCAGATTCATTAGCGGATTCAACCACACCTGGCTCAGGAACACGCGGTTTCAAGCTCCGAACAGGCAAAAGCAGCGGCTTCTCGCCTGAGCTTCTGTGTTCATCGAGAACAGAGTGTTCTTGAGCTACAACAACCACGGGCTCATTCCTATAGTACTGACTACTCCACGTCTGGACCTTGTTCTCATCAGACCCAGATGGGATTTCGGCCTCATCATCAAAAACAGACGACACCTCAAGGAATCTAGACACGTACGAATGCGCATTATCGAATTTAGAGCTGTTATTTTCCTTCTCTGTTTCGTCGTTTCGCCGGCTAAATAGCCCGTATGAGACGGCGATTCCGACAAAAACGAGGTGTAGAAGCTCCCAGCTTCTGGTGAGTAAACTTTGATTGATGAATTCAGGGGCTTGTGAAGGAAATAGCGGAAGAATAACTAAGAAAAATGTAACTACGAGAGCTTTGTACATGAATTGCGAGTAAAACTTACTTGGGTTCGCTTGGTTTTGCTCTGAAATAAGCTTTTGGTATTTGATGTTCTCAGAATCTGTATCTGCCATTGGAGAACACATAGGAGGAGGAGCTTCAGCTTTGGGTTCTGTCTGTATTTCAGAAGAAGAAgggggaggaggaagaagagagagaagactTAGTGGCTAAGGAAAAGCAGAGGAGGAAAGGAGGGAGTGGGGATCAAAGTTTTAGGGAGATGTGAGCATTTTTCAAGCTTTTCTTTTTAGCTCTTCTGTTCAATTGACATATATACCCTTCCTTTTAGTGAGAATGCCCAAgttgctttttcttttaaagataattttgGTTGGTTAAATGCTCTACAACCAGGACAGCCTAAATATGATACCCTTCAAAAAAGTgcaaaaaatgtaaataaaaaaaaaataattaaaaaaaaaaaaaaaaaacacaacaaaaaacaaaaaagtggcattcaaacttgaaaaaatgtTGGACCAAACCGACCTTAGACCTAGAATGGTGGCAAGAGAATCTAGGGATGTTAATAATAGCACCATGCTCTTAGTGCCTTTTTTCTCAATTCAAAGCTGACTAGGAATGCTTTATATGCAAGCAATTGGGATGTTGCACTACTCTGGCTCCCTCAagcccctcaaaaaaaaaaaaaagactataaatttgttagaaaaatatacTTCAGTCTAGCTTcttcaaagttaaatttttagtttcatGCCTATTCATGCATACTCTGAAAGATAAGACTAAAATTTGACTTATTACATTTACTTGGTTTTTTATCCACTTTTTGTATATAagtattagaaaagaaaaggaaattaaaaggaaaaaaaagaagaagaagaagaagaagatggaaatGGTATGTAATTTAGTACCATATAAGCATAAGCGGAGTCAGAGGGGGGCGATATGGGGCAAATGATTCATTGGTTCGTCTAAAAATTTCTTAAGCCCAAATAGAGTTTTTTGGTTTTCCTAGTTGCCCACCCTTACTCACTAACTCATTTAGAGCCATCGATATTTATTGACAATCATCTTAAG
This genomic interval from Corylus avellana chromosome ca3, CavTom2PMs-1.0 contains the following:
- the LOC132175007 gene encoding uncharacterized protein LOC132175007, translated to MCSPMADTDSENIKYQKLISEQNQANPSKFYSQFMYKALVVTFFLVILPLFPSQAPEFINQSLLTRSWELLHLVFVGIAVSYGLFSRRNDETEKENNSSKFDNAHSYVSRFLEVSSVFDDEAEIPSGSDENKVQTWSSQYYRNEPVVVVAQEHSVLDEHRSSGEKPLLLPVRSLKPRVPEPGVVESANESESNGSSVSNSRSNSKQGYRRFSSNSNKSRNVELGGLDHVGLEEKLINNVVLPSPIPWRSRSGRMEMKEEADRDIPPLYTLPPSMVESEFNRLESRSSRLQMSHSSRSNSNTSSPKLSQSSPRKSSPSPSPSLSPSPSLSAESQAKNAEDFVRKKSFYKSSPPPAPPPPPPMIRTSSSMKRNSSNGVSIEKELRRSFTGESLASRENGSATGKSKPTFVRFSEEEKEDFVDTVTMVSDEDTETEDDDVVGGDFVRTDSGTSCSSGGGGGGASVPTPTPTPSSAGDGGPDVDRKADEFIAKFREQIRLQRIDSIKRSAGQMKRNSSR